In the Dictyostelium discoideum AX4 chromosome 6 chromosome, whole genome shotgun sequence genome, AACCCCTACCCCCTTTTTTGATATATATACTTACAAGAATCTGATAAAcctaataattcattaaagaATCTTTTTGGTGTAAATTGTTCAGTTGCAGATGCAACATAATCTAATGCAGCATTAACACCAAActcttcaattaatttaattaaaaattctggTAAACGAAGTGcaaatttagttttaataaattctttaattgcaATCTCTGCAAATTCCATAAACTTTggaattaattcatttacttgttcttttaataatgtaCCATGAGCATAACCCATTTCATAGGCTTCACCATATAAATGTAAAATTGAAACTTGATTACTATCATCACCagttttatataatttaccATTTGCAGTTGATGCTATAAATATTGgttctttattaaaaattgggTATGGATTTGGTTTACCCTTACATTTATCTTGATCATAACtatcactaccactacctgcactactactactttgatcaaaactattatcaaattcaaaatctatatcaatatcattttcaatttcaaaactttttacagtaattgaaattaataaacaacaaattataaataatttaattaaattcattatttcttttttttttcttttttttttcttcttaacactttctaaaataaataatttaaataaatattattttatataaaaagaataaattaaaaaaaatagtttggctaaaaaaaaaaaaaaaaaaaaaaaaaaaaaaaaaaaaattaaaaaaagattttcttCAAAAACTAAATCAGATTTgcaaaatattattttcactacCAGTGCAAAATGTACACtcgtaaaaaaaaaaaaaaaaaaaaaaaaaaaagaaaaaaattaaaaataaataaatttccaaaaatatCTCCTTAATAAAAcggttttatttatttttatttatattttgtttttttttttttttcttctatacactttatttaaaaaaaaagatattaataaaatttttaaaattattatcaatatttggatcttttttttttttatgcaaagattttaaaaaaaagtaaaccccccaataattttattttttttttttattctttatggGGGTAACACTTTTTTTCTGAAaaatttttctttctttcaaAATATCTTTCCCTTGCTGCTTGAATTAAACTTTCGTCATTCCTCCTTGTATTATACCTTTCATattcatcttttttatcatcatcttttttaattccatATTGGGcttgataataatttgttgtttttggtttagtaaatttattattggtatcataattattattattattattatatttNGAAGTTGATTGggatgttgttgaatttattgATGGTTTTTTATCTTGTTAAGTTCCATTTTCatgaattgaaaaatataaatttctgtgaaatgaaaaaaaatcttttttctttgtttgttcattaatttcttctttttcttgtttttctttttctaatctatcattttctaatttctttttataggCTTGAGTTATGtaaatttctttatctttaaatttatcacctTCTAattctctttcttttaaaatttgattctctttaactttttcaaattgttttttttttaaatttgattgttCCATTAACGATGATATATATTTAGATTctctattatttaattgttgttgttgtttaatttgtaattttttatctttttcttttttaattgaatcaaatacTGAATCATATTCAAATGCTGTTGGATCTTCTAATATTGCTTCGTTATGTTGTCTCTCAACTtttgtatttaatttttgttgttgttgttgtttttgttttatataatcaatatatccatctttattattattatcatcatcttctttaaattcttctTCGTCATCATCttgaaaaacatttttttttggttttggtaatTGTAAACCATACTTTTTTTCACCactcattttattatattttatttttattttatatttattgtttttttgtggtttttattaataaattgggAATGAAAAgtgatttcattttttttttttttttttttttttatttttttcaataatgcAACacccttttttttcaacaatttatttttttatttttattttttttattttttttatttcaaataattatatttataattaaagatgaaatgaattaatcttttgataataaGATTATATCTCAACAATGAGGTAGGTcactttatttaatttttcacaAGTTAAAATATCTGTTTAATAATTAACAGGTTTTGCAACCACCtaccaaattaaaaaaaaaaaaaaaaaaaaattatagcaTCTAATCGCATGTGTGGTtgcaaagaaaaaaaaaaaaaaaaaaaccccccTTTTttgtttctatttttattattttttttattattttttttattttattttataatttttatttatagccaaggcaaaaaaaaaaaaaaaaaaaaaaaaaaaaaaaaaaattttaaccttaaaaataatttttaaaacttttaaaacaattaataaatttagtaatataaaaataattttatttgatctattaaaaaaaaattaaaaaaaaataaaaaatggtttatttaaaaaacattttaatttttttaataatttttttaattaatccattggaaaatattattaattttataattttataataatttttaatggatattaattgatttaatttttttaatttaggtaaaaaaaaataaaaaaagcactaaagaaaatgatttaaaaggGCCAATAGCCTTACCAAttattggtaatttatttggtttaaGAAATGACACATATTCAATTATGGACTTTTATCATAAAATGTATGGTGGAATTTATAGATTATGGTTTGgtgattattttgttgtttcttTAAATGATCCAGAAATAATTAgagaaatatttattaaaaattattcaaatttttcatcgtttgtatttaaaaattaaattatatttttttttttttttttttaaaaaataatttactaatatttatattattaatttttttaatttttttaattatttaccaTAGTCGTCCATTTTTACCAACAATAACATTTGGATCATTTAATTATAGAGGAATTTCAGGATCAAATGGTGATTATTGGAAAAGAAATAGaaatttacttttaaatgcaatgaaaaaatcaaatttaaaacaaacatATGATAATTTAAGTGATTCtgttaattctttaattaatttaatgaaagAATTTCAATCTTCAAATGAAAGTGTATGTATTTACAACAAGAATtttaaatccttttttttttattctttaattaatttttttttttttttttttttttttttttttttttttaaaaagtttcaaCCTGATATGTATTTAAGAAAGTATGCATTAACAACTATGTTTAAATATGTATTTAATGAAACtgtatcatttgaaaataaaattgtacaAGGTGAAGAAgctgaattaattgataatataaatgaagcatttaattttatgacACTTGGTAATGCAggtgatttctttaaaattttgcAACCATTATATTACCAATATCTTTTATATAGAGGTGGCTGTTTCAATAGAATTAGAACATTAATAAGAAATAGATATATTGAACATCGTAAAACCATAGACATTGAAAACCCAAGAGACTTATTAGACTTGTTAATCATTGAATATGGTGACCATTCTGACGAGAATATGATTTCAATCGTTCAAGTTTGTTTTGACGTAATCTTGGCCGGTGTTGATACATTGGCAAGTTCATTAGAATGGTTCTTGGTAATGTTATGCaataatcaacaaattcaagaCACTGTTTATAATGAATTGAAAGAGACTGTTGTTGGACCAGTGGTAACATTAAATGATAGACCATCAACACCATATACAATGGCATGTATTAAAGAAACCATAAGATTAAAAGCACCTGCTCCATTTGGTTTACCTCATACAACTGATCAAGATATAATCGTTAAGGGTCACTTTATTCCAAAAGATTCAATGGTACTTATAAACTTTTATTCATTAGGTAGAAATCCAAAAGATTTCCCTGACCCTCTTAAATTTGATCCAAATAGATTCATTGGTTCTACACCTGATTCCTTTATGCCTTTTGGTACTGGTCCTAGAAATTGcatgtaagttttttttttaattttttttttttttttttataattaatattaatattattttaatttaatttttttttagtggtCAAGCATTAGGTATggatcaaatttatttacttctttcaaatattttccttaattttaaaattacttctgaaaatggtaaaaaaCTTGATGATACTGATTATGTTTCAGGATTAAATCTCAAACCAGCAAAATATAAAGTTTGTCttgaaaaaagataaatcattatttatctatttttttataattttattgtaaaaaaaaaaaaaaaaaaatttaaatataaaaaaatcaattaaataaattattaaattattatacatttgtatttttttatttttttattttttttttatttttttaatttttacttttGTGTAATTTatagatatatatatatatgtgtgtgtgtgtgggTGTGTGTACTATTTATCTTGattctaaattaattttatatttatttggaCTAACAGTTAAACCAAAAATACCatcttcattaattttattttcatcaattgtttttaatttatattttaaaattaaatttgcaaTTACCAAATAAAGTTGATCATTTGCTAATTGTCTACCCAAACAAACTCTATTACCTAAACCaaatggaaaaaaagaatccattgaattatttgaattttctaaaaatctatttggttcaaatttatatggatctttaaaatatttttcattatacccaattgaatgaaaattaatgaaaactttacactgtaaaaaaaaaaaaaaaattattattattattattattatcatacataatttaaaaatataattattattatacataCTCCTTTTGGaatgaaataattttcatcACCAATAAATATATCATTTTCACAATATCTTGGTAAaccaaatacaacaacaggATGCATTCTCATGGTTTCTTTAATGATTGCTTGAATATATGGTGTATTTGGTCTATCTGATAATGTTATTTCccttttaattgaatcatcaATTATCACTTTTGAAGATACtaccttttttaattcattatatgCTATTTCTTGATGAATTGGACTATTGCAAAGTTTAATGATTATCCATTCTAAAGTATTGGCAGctgtaattataattttagaatattttagaaaattttagaaaattataaataatataatttaatttttatttagtaTAGTATAGTATAGTTACTTGTATCTGTTCCTGCCATAAACATATCCAAAGTTACTTGagtaatatttaaaacatcatcatcagtgGTACcatattcattaattaaaatatctaaaagaTCTCTTGGTTTTTCAGGATTTATAGATAAATTGTGATTCTTATACTTTtcaataatcaattttttaatatttttaaatactttatcagttttttgtaaatagtaataatatggAGTTTCTAAAATTTCTATACTATTAGCTAATTTCCCAacttttaaagttttaaaaatattttccatTTCCATTGTTAATTCTgataatttaccattttccaaattttcaTCATATGGTACATcttcattaaaaatatatttaaacatTGTTGATAAAACAAACtttctaaaataatattttggaTTAaactatatataaaaaaaaaagaaaaaaaaaaaaaaaattagtttttttaataatatttgtattattaattaaacataCTGATTTATTTTGTGattcaaattttgaaatttcttttattaaatcatttactTGATTATCCAATAAAGTATAGATCGTTTTTGTATTTGCTCTTTTCATTGCATttacaataatatttttatttttaaaccatGTTTCACCTGATGAACCATTAATACCTCTAAAATCATTTGTACCAAGTCTAGTTAATGGAGATTTTGGTCTTGatgaaaaattttcaaatttatttatgaaaatatcttttattaaatcaatatctGATAAGAAAACTGAATAATAATCTCCAAgccaaatttttaaaattctttgattataaattttttcaaGTTTCATTAATTCAATATGTGGCTTTGTTTTACCAATTTGAATCATATTACCAATTAATGGGAACCCAATTGGACCTTTTGCTTCATTTTTAtgaattcttttatttttaatatactaataaaaaaaaaaaaaaaaaaaaaaaaaaaaaaaaaaaaaaaaaaaaaaaaaaaaaaaaaaaaaaaaaattagtattagaatttattttctaaaaaaagtatttaaaatatttacaaatgaatgaattaaataaattaaaaataataacagtaaagaatttaataattccatTGTATGTTTTTAgatgaaatattaatattaaattgctttggatgaaaaaaaaaaaaaaaaaataaaaaaaaaaaaataaaaaaaaaaaatttttaataaagtggttaaattgtttttattattttaatttttccacttttctatttttgtttcttttttttttttttttaatattaattttttttaaaaaaaaaaattgaatatttacaaaattacaaaattacaaaaaaaataaataacatcATATGCATCATttggttctttttttttttttttttttttttttaatattaatttttaaattattatatatttttatttattattatatatatatatattattattattattatttataataataattttaatatataataataaataaataaataaataaatattaaatattttatttatttttttttttattattattatatatattttttttttaaaattttttatttttttattttttattttttttaagccATGTAATTATATATCATTGCATTTTCAGGGTCTCTAcataaatattctttttcaattaaaatttctattCTCTTTTTAAGATCCACAGGTTTTGGTTGGAATTTCAAAAGTGATACTAATTCAGAGATTAACAAATTATGGGCTAAAGTTTTTCTGGTTTTCATAATTCTTACAATGGCAGCATCAACTTGATATTGACGATCACTAATGATATTTTCATtggttttttgattttcttcaACAGTTTCTTGAATTTGAATAGAGTTAACCTTGATTTTGAATAGTTTACTACTAAACTTTGAATTGAATAAAAAGGTATCAGTTTCATCGATtacttttgtttttgttgcaCCACCACTAGCACCACCACTAGCACTACCACTAGCACTACTACTTGTATTACTACTTGTATTACTACTAGTATTACTACTAGTAGAAGAtttcttttgaattaaaatatcagATTTTGAAGAACATAAAGATagtaaattcttttttaattcagGTATAGCTAAACCAGTATTTGCTTGAATATCTCTAAAAGAGAGttcaccaccatcaataACATCATTAAAGAGGTAGAGAATAATAGTTTGAAAGAGTGATACagataattcttttttaccTTGAATAAAGTTTGCTTTTAAAACACAATAAGAGAGAGCATTTTGCCATTTCAAAGTTTTACCATTATGTTTTGATAGATAGAATTTGTTAAACACTTCTTGATACTCTAAAAACTCTTTTGGTAGTGTAGCTTCGATTGGAGGTTGTATTGGCCAATTTCCACTGGTCAACACATAGATATTCATCTCTATGGATTTGAAGTTCTGAGTCATTGGAGAGTCTCTAAATGAATTCATAATATCATTACTTAACTCGATGTCTTTAAACATCTCCTCCAACTTTGCAGTGAACGTCGTACCACATTCAGTCTTTAATTTGGAAATCATTGATTTCTCAGCATCGATCGAGGTTGATTTATCCAAGAGTAAACGTTTTGATAGATCTTGTTTATAGAATGCTTCAAACACATCCTTGCCTTGAATATAACGGAAGAGGATCAACGACTTGTTCAACACGGTCTCTAATTCCTCTTCAGACATTCTCTTTCCACCAACTTTTAGCTTTGAATCTATGAATCTTGCGACTAATTCGGCGGGTTTGTTTTGCTTGGTATTGATAAAGTATTCGAATGACTCTTTCAATGCGTAGGTCAACAATTCGTTCTTTGAGAATGATTGACTCAATATTCTATCCAATCTGTCCTTGTAGTCTAAAAGATCTTGAATTAACGTTGCCTCTTTCTCTTTATCATTCAACATTTGAATACCAGTTTGCTTGATATAACTTTGCCATGACtctttaatctttttaatttcaccaaCGCTATTCAATAGTTGATAGAGTTTACCTAAATCCTCTAACCTATCGCCATTCACCATTGCATTGAAACCTTTCTCCAAGATAACATCCACATGTCTCTCTATCAATTGTCTATCCAACACTGCCATCAATTGCTTCTTTGTCGATTGCTCTAAATATCTCATTAATCTCTCACCTTCTTGATTTAATCTTTCACAAACATACTTTAAATACATTGGtgtttcaatttcattaatctTACTATTACCTTCCATATCATAAAATCTAtttgtttctttaataaattcaatttcaaattttgtataaatctaaaaaaaaaataaaaaataaaaaaaattaataaattaataaataataaataataaattggttTAAACCAAACTTacatttaatgatgataacaTTTTAACTAAACTATGTATTAAATCtctatcaatttcatcaccTTCTCTTTCACATCtaattgaatataataatgaatcgattgtttttctttctaaatttgattgttgtgataaattattaccaaaataaaataaacctAAATCCCAAATTGATTTAACcgtatttgaattttgaataaCATAAGTTCTatctaaatataaaaatatactCCTAATCAT is a window encoding:
- the CYP508D1 gene encoding cytochrome P450 family protein; the protein is MVYLKNILIFLIIFLINPLVKKNKKSTKENDLKGPIALPIIGNLFGLRNDTYSIMDFYHKMYGGIYRLWFGDYFVVSLNDPEIIREIFIKNYSNFSSRPFLPTITFGSFNYRGISGSNGDYWKRNRNLLLNAMKKSNLKQTYDNLSDSVNSLINLMKEFQSSNESFQPDMYLRKYALTTMFKYVFNETVSFENKIVQGEEAELIDNINEAFNFMTLGNAGDFFKILQPLYYQYLLYRGGCFNRIRTLIRNRYIEHRKTIDIENPRDLLDLLIIEYGDHSDENMISIVQVCFDVILAGVDTLASSLEWFLVMLCNNQQIQDTVYNELKETVVGPVVTLNDRPSTPYTMACIKETIRLKAPAPFGLPHTTDQDIIVKGHFIPKDSMVLINFYSLGRNPKDFPDPLKFDPNRFIGSTPDSFMPFGTGPRNCIGQALGMDQIYLLLSNIFLNFKITSENGKKLDDTDYVSGLNLKPAKYKVCLEKR
- the CYP508C1 gene encoding cytochrome P450 family protein — translated: MELLNSLLLLFLIYLIHSFYIKNKRIHKNEAKGPIGFPLIGNMIQIGKTKPHIELMKLEKIYNQRILKIWLGDYYSVFLSDIDLIKDIFINKFENFSSRPKSPLTRLGTNDFRGINGSSGETWFKNKNIIVNAMKRANTKTIYTLLDNQVNDLIKEISKFESQNKSFNPKYYFRKFVLSTMFKYIFNEDVPYDENLENGKLSELTMEMENIFKTLKVGKLANSIEILETPYYYYLQKTDKVFKNIKKLIIEKYKNHNLSINPEKPRDLLDILINEYGTTDDDVLNITQVTLDMFMAGTDTTANTLEWIIIKLCNSPIHQEIAYNELKKVVSSKVIIDDSIKREITLSDRPNTPYIQAIIKETMRMHPVVVFGLPRYCENDIFIGDENYFIPKGCKVFINFHSIGYNEKYFKDPYKFEPNRFLENSNNSMDSFFPFGLGNRVCLGRQLANDQLYLVIANLILKYKLKTIDENKINEDGIFGLTVSPNKYKINLESR
- the culD gene encoding hypothetical protein, translating into MNFNNNNNNNNNNNNNNNLNNNNNNVNNINNNNKKPLTNSLAGTPPAKKILVIKNLKQIPKTPDNYEDSSWNKLSSAITSINMKQATTLTQEELYKMVENLCFDKILASNLYNKISVQIEKHITLTIKHLVLTMSSDPIIFLKSINSIWKDHTNQMIMIRSIFLYLDRTYVIQNSNTVKSIWDLGLFYFGNNLSQQSNLERKTIDSLLYSIRCEREGDEIDRDLIHSLVKMLSSLNIYTKFEIEFIKETNRFYDMEGNSKINEIETPMYLKYVCERLNQEGERLMRYLEQSTKKQLMAVLDRQLIERHVDVILEKGFNAMVNGDRLEDLGKLYQLLNSVGEIKKIKESWQSYIKQTGIQMLNDKEKEATLIQDLLDYKDRLDRILSQSFSKNELLTYALKESFEYFINTKQNKPAELVARFIDSKLKVGGKRMSEEELETVLNKSLILFRYIQGKDVFEAFYKQDLSKRLLLDKSTSIDAEKSMISKLKTECGTTFTAKLEEMFKDIELSNDIMNSFRDSPMTQNFKSIEMNIYVLTSGNWPIQPPIEATLPKEFLEYQEVFNKFYLSKHNGKTLKWQNALSYCVLKANFIQGKKELSVSLFQTIILYLFNDVIDGGELSFRDIQANTGLAIPELKKNLLSLCSSKSDILIQKKSSTSSNTSSNTSSNTSSSASGSASGGASGGATKTKVIDETDTFLFNSKFSSKLFKIKVNSIQIQETVEENQKTNENIISDRQYQVDAAIVRIMKTRKTLAHNLLISELVSLLKFQPKPVDLKKRIEILIEKEYLCRDPENAMIYNYMA